The genomic DNA TGGAAAGGAAAAATCTAAAAAACGACTCCAAGACCAACCCTTAATCGAATAATTTTTCTTAAAACATACATACAAAAATATTAACTTTGTAACCGAATTAATATTTTTGTAAAACGATGGGTTTGCTTAAATTACTTTTAATATTCATCATTATTTACTACTTCAGTAAGTTAGTAGGAATGATTTTTCTTCCTTTTTGGGCAAAAAATTTTACGGACCGAATGAGTAAAGTTCAGGATATAGAGGAAGCCAAAAGAAAAGCCAGAGAAAAGGAAGGGAAAATAACGATTGAATATAAAGCTGGTTCGAATCATGCTTTCCGTAAAAAAGAAGAAGGAGAATATGTCGATTATGAAGAAGTAAAATAAGAACTTCTAATATTTTACTTCATCAGATTCTTGATTCTTTTACTCATAGGAGAAGCAAAAATAAAATTATTCAGCTCTTTATTTTCTGACAGAAAAATCTCTTCTTTTGTCCCTTCCCAATATTTTATCCCTTTATAAATATATACTACTTTATCACCTATTTCCATCACCGAATTCATGTCGTGGGTATTGATCAGGGTGGTAATATTATATTCAATGGTAATTTCTTTAATCAAATTATCAATCAAAATTGAAGTTTGAGGATCTAACCCCGAATTAGGTTCATCACAAAAAAGGTATTCTGGTTTTAAAGATATAGCACGGGCAATGGCTACTCGCTTTTTCATTCCTCCGCTAAGTTCCGAAGGATAAAGGGAATTGATATTGACAAGATTTACCCGTTTTAAACAAAAATTAGCCCGTTCAATTTTTTCTGCTTTAGACATGGTGGTGAACATATCCAGGGGGAAAATAATATTTTCCTCAACAGTTGCCCAATCAAATAAAGCGCCTCCCTGGAAGATCATTCCTATCTTCTTTCTGATTTCTTTTTTGGCACTAAAATCAAGCTTATTAAAAATAACATCCCCGTAAAGTATATCTCCCTGATCAATATCATTTAGCCCAACAATAGACTTAAGAAGAACCGTTTTCCCGGAACCGCTCTGGCCAATAATTAAATTGGTTTTCCCTCGCTCAAAACAAACGGATATATCATTAAGTACCGTATGATTTCCAAATGCCTTCGAAACATGTTTTAAA from Bacteroidota bacterium includes the following:
- a CDS encoding ATP-binding cassette domain-containing protein, with product MITLKHVSKAFGNHTVLNDISVCFERGKTNLIIGQSGSGKTVLLKSIVGLNDIDQGDILYGDVIFNKLDFSAKKEIRKKIGMIFQGGALFDWATVEENIIFPLDMFTTMSKAEKIERANFCLKRVNLVNINSLYPSELSGGMKKRVAIARAISLKPEYLFCDEPNSGLDPQTSILIDNLIKEITIEYNITTLINTHDMNSVMEIGDKVVYIYKGIKYWEGTKEEIFLSENKELNNFIFASPMSKRIKNLMK